The Quercus robur chromosome 7, dhQueRobu3.1, whole genome shotgun sequence genome has a segment encoding these proteins:
- the LOC126693240 gene encoding uncharacterized protein LOC126693240, translated as MSVFIGFSRSHKDYHILSDMVITGKLSCSASPLPNLRTQVRSPSKIPISQILQLHSPSQTILKKILLKSLQISTTHYEHRQDKFEDTVPTMSEILDSSKAQNLDLQLQTLGPFFRITAKNLETQTELGKAEGLIRVWLKGTILHLDSIRLRRETLGMEKSIFGIGLFLGAVAIRYGYDCGCKTAELLAINDSDLYHSKLVRFYTRIGFKAVHEVSGSGFGDYAHMLVWGGVGTRMDANVEELLVKWCTRFKPRK; from the exons ATGAGTGTGTTCATTGGGTTCTCTAGGAGCCACAAAGACTACCACATATTATCAGATATGGTAATAACAGGCAAACTTTCATGTTCCGCATCTCCTTTACCAAATCTTAGAACCCAAGTCAGATCTCCTTCAAAAATCCCAATATCCCAAATCCTACAACTCCATTCTCCGTCCCaaaccatattaaaaaaaatacttttgaaaTCCCTCCAAATAAGCACCACTCACTATGAACACAGACAGGATAAATTTGAAGACACTGTACCAACCATGTCAGAGATATTGGACTCATCAAAAGCCCAAAACCTTGACCTCCAGCTCCAAACTCTAGGACCCTTTTTCAGAATCACAGCCAAGAACTTGGAAACCCAAACAGAGCTTGGGAAGGCTGAGGGGCTAATAAGGGTCTGGTTGAAAGGGACAATTCTTCACTTGGACTCCATTAGATTGAGGAGAGAGACACTGGGAATGGAGAAATCAATCTTTGGTATTGGTTTGTTCCTTGGAGCTGTTGCTATTCGATATGGATATGATTGTGGTTGCAAAACAGCCGAGTTACTTGCAATCAATGACTCTGATCTTTACCATTCCAAG CTTGTTAGGTTCTACACAAGAATTGGATTTAAGGCTGTGCATGAAGTATCAGGTTCAGGATTTGGAGATTATGCCCACATGTTGGTCTGGGGAGGAGTTGGGACTCGAATGGATGCTAATGTTGAAGAACTTCTTGTAAAATGGTGTACCAGGTTCAAACCTCGGAAGTGA
- the LOC126693241 gene encoding DNA polymerase kappa-like isoform X1 yields the protein MNDTETGFSMGSHEACNYDGRDLLNSSHFPDLEDNNCAIGNNDGEMQKFREPLNDENGNKVNTPERKSYQNAVSELKADSSSVPFAFRSLDEENKRANLPDDDTVSSSNQGELLLWVNDYKCSLCGIELPPFFVEERQERFDFHLAERLQKEESCCDTRMLRHRLAPKDSIASQRKQKKSRGLLQKLCHNTYRVQLQICWAATV from the exons ATGAATGATACAGAAACTGGTTTTTCTATGGGTAGCCATGAGGCCTGTAATTATGATGGGAGGGATTTGTTGAACAGCAGCCACTTTCCAGATCTGGAAGATAATAATTGTGCTATTGGCAACAATGATGGAGAAATGCAGAAATTTCGTGAGCCTTTGAACGATGAAAATGGAAACAAG GTGAATACCCCAGAACGAAAATCTTATCAAAATGCAGTGTCTGAGTTGAAAGCAGATTCTTCTTCTGTGCCATTTGCATTTCGTAGCCTAGATGAAGAGAACAAGAGGGCTAATTTGCCGGATGATGATACAGTCTCTTCATCCAATCAGGGAGAGCTACTTCTGTGGGTAAATGATTACAAGTGTTCACTATGTGGGATTGAATTACCACCTTTTTTTGTTGAGGAAAGGCAAGAGCGCTTTGATTTTCATCTTGCTGAGAGACTTCAGAAAGAGGAATCTTGCTGTGACACAAGAATGCTGAGGCACAg GCTTGCCCCAAAGGATAGCATCGCgagccaaagaaaacaaaaaaaaagcagaGGGCTTCTCCAAAAG CTGTGTCACAATACGTACAGAGTTCAGCTCCAAATTTGTTGGGCGGCTACTGTTTGA
- the LOC126693241 gene encoding uncharacterized protein LOC126693241 isoform X2 has protein sequence MQKFREPLNDENGNKVNTPERKSYQNAVSELKADSSSVPFAFRSLDEENKRANLPDDDTVSSSNQGELLLWVNDYKCSLCGIELPPFFVEERQERFDFHLAERLQKEESCCDTRMLRHRLAPKDSIASQRKQKKSRGLLQKLCHNTYRVQLQICWAATV, from the exons ATGCAGAAATTTCGTGAGCCTTTGAACGATGAAAATGGAAACAAG GTGAATACCCCAGAACGAAAATCTTATCAAAATGCAGTGTCTGAGTTGAAAGCAGATTCTTCTTCTGTGCCATTTGCATTTCGTAGCCTAGATGAAGAGAACAAGAGGGCTAATTTGCCGGATGATGATACAGTCTCTTCATCCAATCAGGGAGAGCTACTTCTGTGGGTAAATGATTACAAGTGTTCACTATGTGGGATTGAATTACCACCTTTTTTTGTTGAGGAAAGGCAAGAGCGCTTTGATTTTCATCTTGCTGAGAGACTTCAGAAAGAGGAATCTTGCTGTGACACAAGAATGCTGAGGCACAg GCTTGCCCCAAAGGATAGCATCGCgagccaaagaaaacaaaaaaaaagcagaGGGCTTCTCCAAAAG CTGTGTCACAATACGTACAGAGTTCAGCTCCAAATTTGTTGGGCGGCTACTGTTTGA
- the LOC126691302 gene encoding uncharacterized protein LOC126691302, with protein sequence MVDQDSCVEVMYPDLYKGLNLKLEDLTIYDSPLVSFDGKVVIPNGHIRMPVQAGSEVVEVDFIVVDAYSPYIAIVARPWLHTLGAISSTLHQKVRTQLPPQEKKELVEFLKKNIDVITWNAYEAPGVDPNFICYHLNVNPSIIPKRQPPRRSSKDHSDAVKNEVMKLKQAGAIKEVFYLEWLANIVVVKKKNGKWRVCVNFTNLNKAYPKDPFPMP encoded by the exons atgGTAGACCAGGACAGTTGTGTAGAAGTTATGTACCCTGACctgtacaaggggctgaacttaaAACTTGAAGATCTAACAATTTATGACTCACCTTTGGTAAGTTTTGATGGGAAAGTCGTTATTCCAAATGGGCATATTAGGATGCCTGTTCAGGCTGGCTCAGAGGTGGTGGAAGTAGACTTCATTGTGGTAGACGCATACTCCCCCTACATAGCTATTGTGGCCAGACCATGGCTCCATACCCTAGGAGCTATTTCTTCAACTCTGCATCAGAAG gtcagAACTCAGCTACCACCTCAAGAGAAAAAGGAGTTggtggaattcctcaagaaaaaCATTGACGTAATCACTTGGAATGCTTACGAAGCTCCAGGGGTGGATCCGAACTTCATCTGTTATCATTTGAACGTTAACCCATCTATCATCCCCAAAAGGCAACCACCTCGGCGCTCATCCAAGGATCATTCTGACGCTGTAAAAAACGAGGTGATGAAACTTAAGCAGGCTGGAGCTATCAAAGAAGTGTTCTACCTTGAATGGTTGGCCAACATTGTggttgtgaagaagaaaaatggaaagTGGCGGGTATGTGTAAACTTCACGAATTTGAACAAAGCATACCCAAAAGACCCTTTCCCCATGCCTTAG